The Temnothorax longispinosus isolate EJ_2023e chromosome 7, Tlon_JGU_v1, whole genome shotgun sequence genome contains a region encoding:
- the LOC139815829 gene encoding melanization protease 1-like isoform X2: protein MLIPQINMMFIGTLVFFLALSTIDAQIRCSNGSADCINIRNCPEITTILRGPRPLSAEALRTLRNSQCGFEGIYPKATTTTTTAPDTDPSPPDVTNHPKLRLLNHVACGPINQQKVVGGNKTGIFQYPWMALIEYDTGRPNPEFLCGGTIISSRYILTAAHCVTSLPAGRRLIGVRIGDHDISKERDCERDNNGQEVFCAEQSEQYQNFGVDSVHFHPDYTRTNLHNDIALIRLNDSVNFTPRNAKPICLPFGTAAILNNKKAVVTGWGVTELGLRSQDLLQAKLPLMNNDQCKEIYKRTTQIWYKQLCAGGQMNVDSCFGDSGGPLQAGGIYNGRSVRIIQHGVVSFGLDRQCGTEGFPGVYTKVAYYMNWILNTMRD from the exons ATGCTGATACCACAAATAAACATGATGTTCATCGGGACGCTTGTCTTTTTTCTCGCTCTATCAACAATCGATGCAC AGATAAGGTGCTCGAATGGAAGTGCTGATTGCATTAACATTCGCAATTGTCCAGAGATTACAACAATTCTGAGAGGTCCAAGACCACTTTCGGCAGAGGCGTTGCGAACTCTTAGAAACTCACAATGTGGCTTTGAGGGCATTTACCCGAAG GCAacaacaacgacgacgacagcCCCAGACACTGATCCAAGTCCACCAGATGTAACAAATCACCCGAAACTACGTCTATTGAATCATGTAGCGTGCGGGCCTATCAACCAGCAGAAGGTGGTCGGCGGCAATAAAACTGGAATTTTCCAATATCCATGGATGGCGTTAATCGAATACGACACCGGAAGACCAAATCCGGAATTTCTTTGCGGCGGCACGATCATCTCTTCGCGTTATATCCTCACCGCTGCTCATTGCGTCACGTCACTTCCAGCGG GTCGCAGATTAATAGGCGTCAGAATAGGAGATCACGATATAAGCAAGGAACGTGATTGCGAGAGAGATAACAATGGGCAAGAGGTCTTTTGTGCCGAGCAGTCGGAGCAGTATCAGAATTTCGGCGTGGATAGCGTCCACTTCCATCCGGATTACACGAGAACGAACCTGCACAATGACATCGCGCTTATCAGATTGAACGATTCCGTAAACTTCACGCCTAGGAATGCCAAGCCCATTTGTCTGCCCTTTGGTACTGCGGCgatactaaataataaaaag GCTGTAGTGACCGGCTGGGGCGTGACGGAATTGGGTCTGCGCAGTCAGGACCTCCTGCAGGCGAAGTTGCCGCTGATGAACAATGACCAgtgtaaagaaatatacaaacGGACCACGCAGATTTGGTACAAGCAGTTGTGTGCCGGCGGCCAAATGAACGTGGACTCCTGCTTCGGCGACAGCGGTGGACCTCTTCAAGCGGGTGGTATATACAACGGCAGGTCAGTGCGCATCATCCAACACGGCGTGGTCAGCTTCGGACTGGACAGACAGTGCGGCACCGAGGGCTTCCCCGGAGTCTACACCAAAGTTGCTTACTACATGAACTGGATCCTTAACACGATGAGAGATTAA
- the LOC139815829 gene encoding melanization protease 1-like isoform X1 has product MLIPQINMMFIGTLVFFLALSTIDAQIRCSNGSADCINIRNCPEITTILRGPRPLSAEALRTLRNSQCGFEGIYPKVCCNQATTTTTTAPDTDPSPPDVTNHPKLRLLNHVACGPINQQKVVGGNKTGIFQYPWMALIEYDTGRPNPEFLCGGTIISSRYILTAAHCVTSLPAGRRLIGVRIGDHDISKERDCERDNNGQEVFCAEQSEQYQNFGVDSVHFHPDYTRTNLHNDIALIRLNDSVNFTPRNAKPICLPFGTAAILNNKKAVVTGWGVTELGLRSQDLLQAKLPLMNNDQCKEIYKRTTQIWYKQLCAGGQMNVDSCFGDSGGPLQAGGIYNGRSVRIIQHGVVSFGLDRQCGTEGFPGVYTKVAYYMNWILNTMRD; this is encoded by the exons ATGCTGATACCACAAATAAACATGATGTTCATCGGGACGCTTGTCTTTTTTCTCGCTCTATCAACAATCGATGCAC AGATAAGGTGCTCGAATGGAAGTGCTGATTGCATTAACATTCGCAATTGTCCAGAGATTACAACAATTCTGAGAGGTCCAAGACCACTTTCGGCAGAGGCGTTGCGAACTCTTAGAAACTCACAATGTGGCTTTGAGGGCATTTACCCGAAGGTTTGTTGCAACCAG GCAacaacaacgacgacgacagcCCCAGACACTGATCCAAGTCCACCAGATGTAACAAATCACCCGAAACTACGTCTATTGAATCATGTAGCGTGCGGGCCTATCAACCAGCAGAAGGTGGTCGGCGGCAATAAAACTGGAATTTTCCAATATCCATGGATGGCGTTAATCGAATACGACACCGGAAGACCAAATCCGGAATTTCTTTGCGGCGGCACGATCATCTCTTCGCGTTATATCCTCACCGCTGCTCATTGCGTCACGTCACTTCCAGCGG GTCGCAGATTAATAGGCGTCAGAATAGGAGATCACGATATAAGCAAGGAACGTGATTGCGAGAGAGATAACAATGGGCAAGAGGTCTTTTGTGCCGAGCAGTCGGAGCAGTATCAGAATTTCGGCGTGGATAGCGTCCACTTCCATCCGGATTACACGAGAACGAACCTGCACAATGACATCGCGCTTATCAGATTGAACGATTCCGTAAACTTCACGCCTAGGAATGCCAAGCCCATTTGTCTGCCCTTTGGTACTGCGGCgatactaaataataaaaag GCTGTAGTGACCGGCTGGGGCGTGACGGAATTGGGTCTGCGCAGTCAGGACCTCCTGCAGGCGAAGTTGCCGCTGATGAACAATGACCAgtgtaaagaaatatacaaacGGACCACGCAGATTTGGTACAAGCAGTTGTGTGCCGGCGGCCAAATGAACGTGGACTCCTGCTTCGGCGACAGCGGTGGACCTCTTCAAGCGGGTGGTATATACAACGGCAGGTCAGTGCGCATCATCCAACACGGCGTGGTCAGCTTCGGACTGGACAGACAGTGCGGCACCGAGGGCTTCCCCGGAGTCTACACCAAAGTTGCTTACTACATGAACTGGATCCTTAACACGATGAGAGATTAA
- the LOC139815830 gene encoding uncharacterized protein, whose amino-acid sequence MEEGLKPSSSQRIFLVSNSLIACKRVLDQVQSEISLIGRPHVEVCHHLLVMPFVPPVLYNLVEEEGLSELITLRTLSAEFIRLDGNVLSLENPIFIDLYYHKDPSPLRALARNLWSLQLIIGSPRLSLFLGKHSQQMSKLMESMEQSLGPSSLENEIGALIVMDRGFDLATALLTPVTYAGLLNEVVKVNVGTATLEKSQTRLDPNKDQFYGEVRDMPCSDVFPILHGKAKSFKCIDFYH is encoded by the exons atggaGGAAGGACTGAAGCCGTCGAGTAGTCAACGTATATTCTTAGTGTCTAACAGCTTGATAGCGTGCAAGAGGGTTCTAGATCAAGTACAATCCGAAATATCCCTCATTGGCAGACCTCACGTCGAAGTGTGCCATCATCTGTTGGTCATGCCGTTCGTTCCGCCTGTGTTATACAATCTAGTCGAAGAGGAAG GCTTGTCCGAGCTGATTACGTTGCGAACGTTATCTGCAGAATTCATAAGATTAGACGGGAACGTTTTGTCCTTGGAAAATCCAATATTTATCGACCTCTACTATCACAAAGACCCCAGTCCTCTGCGAGCATTAGCGCGCAACTTGTGGTCGTTGCAGCTGATAATCGGCTCGCCGAGGCTCTCGCTGTTTCTCGGCAAGCACAGCCAGCAAATGAGCAAACTGATGGAATCCATGGAACAGAGTCTGGGCCCGTCTAGTTTGGAAAACGAGATCGGCGCCCTGATCGTGATGGACAGGGGTTTCGATCTGGCTACGGCTCTCCTCACGCCCGTAACGTACGCAGGCTTGTTGAACGAAGTCGTAAAGGTAAACGTCGGCACGGCGACGTTGGAAAAATCGCAGACCAGATTGGATCCGAATAAAGATCAGTTCTACGGGGAAGTGAGAGATATGCCCTGCAGCGACGTCTTCCCGATTTTACACGGGAAGGCCAAGTCATTTAAATGtattgatttttatcattaa
- the LOC139816393 gene encoding vacuolar protein sorting-associated protein 33B-like, whose protein sequence is MLDCKDRKECLSYIERNIDEHALRCLRLLCLLSITTDGITQSELQNIQKLHLHIHGYQHIPLFYKLHTAGLLKYRNKYILHKLPNWSSEWSSNAQKLKILPSYSKRTDQNGRTCPSYVFNNVYIPTIAQILNIVSNQEKDPRSFDDLTNSPNCVVNGRRGALSPKMVVICVIGGITCAEIAACRLIEKSTGIRLVLISDTILTGNKLIQRIQKI, encoded by the exons ATGCTCGACTGCAAGGACCGGAAGGAATGTTTGAGCTATATTGAGAGAAACATAG acgAACATGCGTTACGATGTTTGCGTCTCCTGTGCTTGTTGTCTATCACCACCGACGGTATCACGCAGAGCGAGCTTCAAAATATCCAAAAGCTGCATCTTCATATTCACGGTTATCAGCATATCCCGCTGTTCTACAAGTTGCACACAGCCGGCTTGCTGAAGtatagaaacaaatatattttacataaactgCCGAACTGGAGCAGCGAATGGAGCAGCAACGCGCAAAAATTGAAGATCTTACCCAGTTATTCCAAACGGACTGATCAGAACGGTCGTACCTGTCCTAGCTACGTGTTCAACAACGTTTATATACCCACAATA GCGCAAATATTAAACATCGTATCGAATCAGGAGAAGGATCCTCGTAGCTTTGACGATTTGACGAATTCACCAAATTGTGTGGTAAATGGTCGTCGGGGTGCGTTATCGCCAAAGATGGTCGTGATTTGCGTGATAGGAGGTATTACTTGCGCAGAAATAGCGGCTTGTCGACTCATAGAGAAATCTACAGGAATACGCCTCGTCCTTATATCCGATACTATTCTAACGGGTAACAAACTCATCCAGAGGATACAAAAGATATGA